A window from Aneurinibacillus sp. REN35 encodes these proteins:
- a CDS encoding TlpA family protein disulfide reductase: protein MKKKTIFVLLFILGLIGYSYYTNGSFLRGQEKAEVGSYAPTFTLTDINGNERRLNDLNKPVLINFWASWCGPCQQETPDLVRLYDKYNGKFEIAAVNVTINDKEENARTFARSSNMNFPVLFDRTGEVAETYRIMGLPTNVFVDKDGKIIYIANGLLSPETLEKKIQELIES from the coding sequence ATGAAGAAAAAAACAATTTTCGTATTACTTTTTATCCTTGGACTCATCGGTTATTCCTATTATACGAATGGAAGCTTCTTACGCGGGCAGGAAAAAGCCGAGGTTGGTTCCTATGCACCTACCTTTACGCTGACCGATATCAACGGCAATGAGCGCAGGCTTAATGATCTGAATAAACCTGTACTCATCAATTTCTGGGCGTCTTGGTGCGGCCCATGCCAGCAGGAGACGCCGGACCTTGTCCGTTTGTATGATAAGTACAATGGAAAGTTCGAAATCGCTGCTGTCAATGTGACGATTAATGATAAAGAAGAGAATGCCCGCACATTCGCGCGTTCCTCTAACATGAATTTTCCGGTGTTGTTTGACCGGACGGGCGAGGTGGCAGAAACCTACCGCATTATGGGCCTGCCTACCAATGTGTTTGTTGATAAGGACGGCAAAATCATATACATTGCCAACGGTTTGTTGTCTCCGGAGACATTAGAAAAAAAGATCCAGGAGCTCATTGAATCATAA
- a CDS encoding nitrous oxide reductase accessory protein NosL, which translates to MRKLRKKSWLFVGTMMVFMLVLAACGKQESVQPQPVDEAVDTCAKCHMAVKNNGYAAQYVTEDGKSVKFDDIGCLHKHTAAHTEEKIADMFVQDSGTKDWVSLKDASYVYAMDVPTPMGYGIHAFKDKADAETFVKEKGVGELLAYDQLQKHEWKMDKSKMMPHEGMKHGEMKEGEHKQ; encoded by the coding sequence ATGAGAAAACTACGAAAAAAAAGCTGGTTGTTTGTTGGTACAATGATGGTGTTCATGCTTGTGCTTGCAGCTTGCGGAAAACAAGAGAGCGTGCAGCCACAACCTGTTGATGAGGCGGTTGATACGTGCGCAAAATGCCATATGGCCGTAAAAAATAACGGATATGCTGCCCAGTATGTAACAGAGGACGGGAAGAGCGTCAAGTTTGATGATATTGGCTGCCTGCATAAGCATACAGCAGCTCACACAGAAGAAAAGATTGCGGACATGTTTGTTCAGGATAGCGGCACGAAGGATTGGGTTTCGCTAAAAGACGCATCCTACGTATATGCGATGGACGTGCCGACACCGATGGGATACGGCATTCACGCATTTAAGGATAAAGCGGATGCTGAAACGTTTGTGAAAGAAAAAGGCGTTGGAGAGCTTTTGGCATATGACCAGCTGCAAAAGCATGAGTGGAAGATGGACAAAAGCAAAATGATGCCGCATGAAGGCATGAAGCATGGAGAGATGAAAGAGGGCGAACATAAGCAATGA
- a CDS encoding ABC transporter permease, protein MRQAATDFRRILAVSSYEWQIMLRSRWLAAFALLFAVLGALLFYWNETLFMNGAAQGLTRQSMLLVNMLLQLVPLMGLLLSSLSLSGERSDGMTRLLRTYPLTDWQYVAGKFLGLVLAFLCAILAGVVVVYVGTALLGWSGGVRAVSTLLLTSVPLVAAFTAVGLWLGSWVKSRLQAVAGSLLLWFFFVYLYGMLTMSVLPTLPRIIQEPVLAGLLMLNPVETVRIATVFWQGQGYLYGPTFYYWEQAIRTPGGIAGAMVLLMLYMSIPLLLASRTIRKGA, encoded by the coding sequence ATGAGACAAGCGGCCACAGATTTTCGCCGCATTTTGGCTGTGAGTAGCTACGAGTGGCAGATTATGCTGCGCAGTCGCTGGCTCGCAGCCTTTGCCCTGTTATTTGCTGTACTTGGCGCATTGCTGTTCTATTGGAATGAGACGTTATTTATGAACGGAGCGGCACAGGGACTTACCCGCCAATCGATGCTGTTGGTCAATATGCTGCTTCAGCTTGTGCCGCTTATGGGTCTGCTGTTATCGTCCCTCTCGCTTTCAGGCGAGCGCAGTGACGGGATGACGCGGCTGCTTCGCACATATCCGCTGACGGATTGGCAGTATGTAGCAGGGAAGTTTCTTGGACTTGTTCTGGCATTTCTTTGTGCCATATTGGCAGGTGTTGTGGTGGTATACGTTGGTACCGCTCTTCTGGGGTGGAGCGGAGGGGTACGAGCTGTAAGTACGCTGCTTCTCACAAGTGTTCCGCTCGTCGCCGCATTTACAGCGGTTGGGCTATGGCTGGGCAGTTGGGTGAAGAGTCGGCTGCAGGCTGTAGCAGGCAGCTTATTGCTATGGTTCTTCTTTGTTTATCTATACGGCATGTTGACTATGTCGGTGCTACCAACTCTGCCGCGTATTATACAGGAACCGGTGCTGGCCGGTCTGCTTATGCTGAACCCTGTGGAGACGGTGCGTATTGCCACCGTTTTTTGGCAGGGGCAGGGGTATTTATATGGACCGACCTTTTATTATTGGGAGCAGGCAATTCGTACACCTGGCGGCATCGCAGGCGCGATGGTGCTTCTCATGCTTTATATGAGCATACCGCTGCTGCTTGCGTCTCGTACAATAAGGAAGGGAGCGTAG
- a CDS encoding ABC transporter ATP-binding protein, which produces MIQLHDISKSYGKRIALHPLTASIESGTCLALCGGNGAGKSTLLSLLAGMSQSSSGQVTGIDRQSIGYMPDSLQIAPGVSARRWLLYLAQLKGTDKKEVDEALEKVGLAKVADQEPSTYSRGMMQRLLFAQMIMHKPHVMLMDEPGNGLDPFWVEEWKQWLAAYREQGVTIIFSSHLLQDVLAVADRVWLMHGGRLLEDEAVDAWLKDSRPAEQRFLEVMAKAHTIPQVKK; this is translated from the coding sequence ATGATTCAACTGCATGATATTAGCAAATCATATGGCAAGAGGATTGCACTGCACCCGCTTACAGCAAGCATCGAATCAGGTACGTGCCTTGCGTTATGTGGGGGGAACGGAGCGGGAAAAAGTACGCTGCTCTCCCTTCTGGCAGGCATGAGTCAGTCAAGCAGCGGACAGGTTACAGGTATTGATAGGCAAAGCATTGGATATATGCCTGATTCCCTACAGATTGCGCCGGGCGTGAGTGCTCGTAGGTGGCTGTTATATCTGGCACAGCTAAAAGGGACGGACAAGAAAGAAGTGGACGAAGCATTAGAGAAAGTCGGTCTTGCGAAAGTAGCGGATCAAGAGCCGTCTACATACTCGCGCGGCATGATGCAGCGCCTGTTATTTGCGCAGATGATTATGCACAAGCCGCATGTCATGTTGATGGATGAACCGGGGAATGGCCTTGATCCCTTCTGGGTGGAGGAATGGAAGCAGTGGCTTGCTGCGTACCGTGAACAGGGGGTAACCATCATCTTTTCCTCGCATCTGCTTCAGGATGTATTGGCGGTCGCAGACCGAGTTTGGCTGATGCATGGAGGACGGCTGCTTGAGGATGAAGCTGTCGATGCTTGGCTTAAGGACTCGCGTCCGGCAGAGCAGCGTTTTCTTGAAGTTATGGCAAAAGCACATACGATACCACAGGTGAAAAAATGA